gcagtaggcggcggacgacaaggcggcggcaaggaagaagtccagggcgctggcgcgggcggagcgtcgtcgtccgttcaccgacgacgacgacgaagacgccATTTCTTCCAGTTTCAACTCCTCGACGGGCGCAAAGTCCTCCagttccgacgaggaggtgacaagcaagaggcgcaggagtttcgacgacgacgaggaggcagggccttctaacaagaaggccaaaaaatagttttagtttatatgtttttaaatttcttcttctttgtatgttaaatatgtttgaatctaGTCGATTGAAGTATCCGGTTAATTGTTTAGGCTATAATCTATTCTATTGGACCAACATGACATCATGAGTACAACTTTTTCGCGTTTAAAACTTGATCATTCAACAAAATTGAAAAGAAGTAGCACCAAAAAAAACACTTgcatgtccaaaatgcgtcggaccgctggaggtagccccccacgcaaacggacatttcgcccCTCGCGGTCATTTTGGCGTCCGCCAGGCAACGCAAACGGATGCGCGGACAATTtcggcgtccgaaatgcgtcgggccgctggagatgcctCACGCACGTACCAATCACCAATCCGTCTAGACGTGCACTATAGCAAATCAGCTAAGCTAGCTAGCAGCTAGCTCGATCTGTTGCAAGCAGCAACACAACGCACGCACACAAAtattgattggattgccaaaggcTCGTGTCGAGCCTTCTCTTTGATTCAACTCACGGTGTTGGTTGTCGATTACAGGAGATTTACACATGTATAAATAGGCTAAGCTATGCCCGATGCAAACCGACTAGGAGATGCAAGTCTAATTCTACCCGGACTATGAACTCCAATATGTATCGAACTCATGTACGTGTACACGCGTACGCCTCCATACGGATATACGGCGTGCTTAGTCCTAACAGCACATAGGTCCTATATATGTCCCGGTCGGCAAGGAACACGATCAGATGCGTACGAATCCAGTAGGCTCTCCCGATCGAGGCAAATCAATGGAGGGTATCTCTACCCCGAATTTTCAGGTCGGCGATGAGCACGACAAGGCAGAGGACGGGACTGACTGTGGCCTGGCACTACGCACCTTGTGCGAGCAGATCCGCCTGCAGATGGAAAAGGTCGAACTGAGTTTGGTCTCCACAAACACGGAACATGAGAGGCGGAAGCAGATCCCCGCGCTGCTGCAATCCATTGCCGATACTATCACGCGCTTCTGTGCGGCCTACCCGGAGAAGAAGGAGATGGACGTAgctaacttggaggatgaagtagAAGGAGAATTGGTGATGAGCAGCTGCAAATTCTCCACGGAGACGAAGGAGGCGGAGGAAGAGAGGAGGGTACAGGTCCAGGGATATGCCACGGAGACGTCGTCCGAGTCCGaccagagcgacgacgacgagttcCAGTACCGGTACGACGAGGAGGCCTTCGCTCGCTTCCGTGCAGGCTGGGAGCGTGCACACGGTGACAACAAAATTGACTTCCAAGACCTcagtgagtagcatgtcatgcatCTTGTTTTCTTTTCTTAACTATTAGTAGTATCAGTACTAGATTGTTTGCTTTTATAACGGATGCTAATTCCCTCCTTAACGGATGCAGCGTTATTCAGTCCTATGCTGTTTACGCACTGCACGCCGGGGTTCATGCCGATAGACGCTATCAACGCCAAGACCGTGCAGGTCTGCTCCATCAAAGTCACTGACCTCAAACACTTCAGCTGGCCGCTGCAAGTGCACGGTGTGGTCGCTGCCCGAGACGCCGTGGATCACCGCCGCAACCCCATATTTCTTCGTCCCAGGGATGACTGCCAAATCCTAGACGAGGCGGTATGTTATAGTACTACTCTTCTTGTATTCAGTTCTTCTCTTTGCTGATTATTAGTTAATGGAAAATACAATGACCATGCTTGCAGCATCCGTTTCTGCACTTGACTGGCCCAGTTCGTGCCATAGTATCCGAGGAGCCTGTTGACATCGAGATCCAACTAATAGTGAAGGGCACAACAGCGGACGAAGATAGGGCATTGATCAGTTACGCGTTCTATTATGATGGTGATAACGGCGCTAAAGTGCGTACCAGCACCATTGAGAAGCACTCTTGCACGCTTGAGTTGTGCACTCAGCAGATTATCCGTTCTGTTCAAGCCACTATCTTTGGCGTTCATGTTGTTGATGAcaagtcgacgccttttgaacatGGTTTCAAGGTCTTTTGCTACTCGCTGACTCAGCGTGGTAGTGAGAACACCAACGAGTCCCCTCCATCTCTGCAAGTTGCGTTGTTTGATTCGAAAGTCGGAAGAAAACCTGGAGTGAAAGGTGGTTTCATCAATCTGTCAAGGCAGGTTGTTTCTGTAGAGATGCGTGGGAAGCTGAAAGTTGTCGTTCAAGCCTACTCACAGTCCGGAGACATCGCTGCACAGGGTCATGTTTTGGTCGTTCCGAAGAGATGCAACACGAGTCAGCATGAACTGGAGCTTGGTGGCTTCAAGGTAGTTTTCACGGTTGCATGGTCTTTGCTGGTTGATGATGAAGATGCGATATTGATAAATGGAATGGCCGACCCCTTTGCACTATTACCCCCTATGCATCCCTCTATTGCTAGTTTATTAGAGTAGGTAATTTGTTGTGTTCGAGTCTACTTTATGAATAACCATATatatttattcatgtgttgtGTATTGCTTCTTGGGCACTAAATAACATTAGTTAGATCAGATACATATAATAATTCCCTATATAAAGTTGTACCACTTTGCTCAAACCACATCAGTGCATCTACATTAACCTCACATGCCTATGTGACTTATTGGTGGCCACACATCCGTTTGGACCCACGGTGGGCTTTCCTGGACCCTAGAAAGCCTCATCAAGATATTGAAAAACTCAGTTTGACAGGTCCTGAGGACTCGTTTTAACTCAAAAGCTGACACTCCTCTCTCACCTCCACACCGGCCTCTTCCGGTAATAGCAACTCTATCCAGACACTCAGTGTATAGTGCATATGGCTTTCAATATAATCCCCCAAAGAATTAATGTTACAAAATTTATTTGGCAGTTGGCTAGCCGGAGTGGCCAAAAATGATAAAGCACATATCCAAGTTGGTGTGTGCTGTACTTTGGGCCATTTGAAATGTGAGAAACAACTATATTTTAATTGAAATCTACTTTCATGTATGCATGTTATTCCACTAGCTACCCATTAGATCCGTGTGTGGTTGTACCTACATCAATGGTGAAGCGAGAGGATTTGGCTACTAGGTGCAATCGACTGGAGATGGTTGCTCGGGATATATATCAGTGCAGCTGGAGTTTTGATCATAGATTAACATGATGTTGCAGAGCCACTTCatgttttttgtttttatttttttagatgGTTAATACATGTATCGATCATGTGTGACCTATGATGTTATTCTTTATAAAATGGAAATTTTGAATTAGGAAATAAAAGTCCGCATGCATCATCGATACAGAGGCTGAGACAAGGCCTCCTTTTCGAAAAATATAAATTCTGAGACATCAAGGCCTCGTGTTTTTTCAAAACGGGGATGCCCAGCCTCTGCATTAATTGATACATACAGCTATTTATTGCATTATTATTAAATATTACTACCATTATTACACATCATAGTAGGTCACTTAAAGTTGCAACATGAATAAGCCATCTAAAGATACGTATCAGCCACCGATATCTGTCTAGGACTCGCGTGAAAACGTTGTTGACTAACCACAATGTCTGTATATAAGCTATGACGGATCCTGGAACCATATGCTCGCCAAGAGTTACTGAAAAAAGGGCGCAGATCTTGGAGGTAGAATCTACATTGGCTCGATGAAAAGTCTCTCAATTGTTTTCTCAAGATGCTCACTGGCCGTGTACGCATCGTTCATGTTGTCATAGATGAAAGACGCGCTAAGGGCCAAGCTGATAATACGTTGCATAGCTGGGAGTAGAACACGATTTCCAAACCGAGCTTGGTTCAAAGTCCTCCATTCGTCTTCCATGAGTGCATCAATCCTTGCGATCGCCACGTCGCGCGTGACACTGTACTCGTTGATGTAACAATCCACGGAGCTTGCAACATCGCTGTTGCACTTTCCGCGCTGCATATTAGAAGTATCACGTTGATTAAATAGCATGCATAtgttcatgcttactaaaaaaaaGGCATACTATCAcggatattcactttggctcataggagcatttgctcccattatgtgaatcaACATTTCTAAGTGttaaaaaattctaaaataaaattttacatgtacatctacacattttatgttcgttcacaagttttaaaaaaaaaactaaaaaaaattgtggctcctgtaaaaaaagacaaattttgatgctataacatgACTACGTATAggacatttttttgtcttttttgtacacgccacataaaatgttgtttctccacAAAAACTTGTGCACTAACATATAATGTCATGATGTACACCAAAAAATTATGTCAGAATTTTTTGccatttttaaaattattttttaattattttatataatgggagcatttgctcctatgagccaaaacccCTCCTCCCATACTATCAGTAGTTTTCCATTCTAAAGCTTGTATATGGGTTTTACCCACATTTGAAAGTGTAAGTTGTGTGCTCGATTGCTGAAATTTGAGTTTGACCTACTTCTATACTAATTTAATAAAGGTTAACGATGCAAATGTAAAATCATTAGAGATAATTTTCAATGTGCACAAGACAATATCACTTTTTTGTCATGAAATACTCATCATTAACTTGATTGTTCGTGAAACTAATAATCTAGGATACATTTCATTAACCAGAGAGTAATATGCACGAATAAATTGACCTTGAAAGAATCTATACCTTAAATGCAGCAAGGTCGTTCATATAACGTACAATCTTTCCGGTTGCTACTACAACATCAGGGACATCAGCTGTCCACTTAAGAGCTTGCTTCATTATCGTGTCACCCATGCCAGTCATCATACTTACACATACTGTTGGTGCACCTACGGTTAGGCTAGTCAGATTCACCTGGTCTATAAATCTTGGCTTGTGATTCTTGTGAGACCATTCGGCTTCTTGGAGATAACCAGTCACATTATTTTGGATCTACATGCACAAGAGAAATAACTAACTGTTAATTATTGTTGTTATTTTTCCTCAATTATTACGATGCTATTACCAATAAGAAAAATTGATGTGACATAATGTACATGTTAAAAGAAAATCAATCAGGGCATGTAGCCTAGAGAACTTCTAGATAAATTATTCTATGTTCGTACCGCTTTTTTTAGATGATAAATATCATAGTTGATATCAATTGGCATTTCACCCTCAATATTTTTGAAGGTCCTCAACAACTCAATATAAAACTTCTTCAGGTACTCCGGTAGAAGAGAAATGGCACTCTCATCCCATCTACATCACAAGGATTGTTGCACGAAATGGTGAGGGAAAAATAGTTAGATTGACCATTAGCGTGTTAATTATATCTAAATACTAGAAAGAACCACACATGACCTATGGGTTCATCCATTGATCAACGGAAATAATGTAGAGTGAGACCAAACCTTTGTACGGCTTCATGTAGCTTCCGACAATCCTCTATGGTACCATGGGTATCATATGTGTCATCTAAAATAGTAATTAGCAGCATCATCTTGGCGATGATAATGCGGGGGAGCTCAAAGCATCTCTCGTAGTATATCACATAGGCCCAAGTGTAGCTCTCTACCACACGGTTGCGAATATAACTTAGTCCAATGTTATCATAAATATGTTTCCACCACCTGCTAATTCAAGTAGAGTCATTTTAAATAGTAATTTTGGGCACAATGTACGAACATAACTTGCCTAGCCCTATTAAGAGTTAATATTACTCCATCCGATCCGAAAAAAGAGTCGGGCGGCTAGTTAAATTACATTTTACACTTACACCCTTGGGAAATCATAAAACTAGCCTATCAGTTGACTGGATCTGGCCGATGCTAAAACTTCCATGCGAGAAGCAGCTTCCACGCATCCGGCACCG
This region of Lolium perenne isolate Kyuss_39 chromosome 2, Kyuss_2.0, whole genome shotgun sequence genomic DNA includes:
- the LOC127337216 gene encoding tau-cadinol synthase isoform X2 — protein: MGRLLHRVRAKATADVFNKFKGEDGTFKRDITSQPSVLLCLYNAAHLLIHGEPALEEAIFFARHHLELVSGSLKSPLAQQVKRALHRPLPRSCKRVETLYYISEYEEEEGHNPVLLELAKLDFNLLQHVHLKELKAITEWWKHIYDNIGLSYIRNRVVESYTWAYVIYYERCFELPRIIIAKMMLLITILDDTYDTHGTIEDCRKLHEAVQRWDESAISLLPEYLKKFYIELLRTFKNIEGEMPIDINYDIYHLKKAIQNNVTGYLQEAEWSHKNHKPRFIDQVNLTSLTVGAPTVCVSMMTGMGDTIMKQALKWTADVPDVVVATGKIVRYMNDLAAFKRGKCNSDVASSVDCYINEYSVTRDVAIARIDALMEDEWRTLNQARFGNRVLLPAMQRIISLALSASFIYDNMNDAYTASEHLEKTIERLFIEPM
- the LOC127337216 gene encoding tau-cadinol synthase isoform X1; amino-acid sequence: MAPSGTAATPEKKLGSEFEPSPWGDFFIEYEPKPQQRSEDWMMTRADKLKEDVHMMFNTSNSTEGMFLLDTLQHLGIDHLFEEQIHNTLSEILENKLTSSASLHEEALRFRLLREHGHWVSPDVFNKFKGEDGTFKRDITSQPSVLLCLYNAAHLLIHGEPALEEAIFFARHHLELVSGSLKSPLAQQVKRALHRPLPRSCKRVETLYYISEYEEEEGHNPVLLELAKLDFNLLQHVHLKELKAITEWWKHIYDNIGLSYIRNRVVESYTWAYVIYYERCFELPRIIIAKMMLLITILDDTYDTHGTIEDCRKLHEAVQRWDESAISLLPEYLKKFYIELLRTFKNIEGEMPIDINYDIYHLKKAIQNNVTGYLQEAEWSHKNHKPRFIDQVNLTSLTVGAPTVCVSMMTGMGDTIMKQALKWTADVPDVVVATGKIVRYMNDLAAFKRGKCNSDVASSVDCYINEYSVTRDVAIARIDALMEDEWRTLNQARFGNRVLLPAMQRIISLALSASFIYDNMNDAYTASEHLEKTIERLFIEPM